A stretch of the Arthrobacter sp. PAMC 25486 genome encodes the following:
- a CDS encoding NUDIX domain-containing protein: MSDAPSVPERSVLTPVSYVVFRRGNSVLLQLRQGTGFMDGYWATAAAGHVEAGESASGAAVREAHEELGIVISADQLVPLATMHRTQPGSMASGGRVDFFFTCAAWSGDPVIMEGDKSAGLEWFDLDDLPQALVPHERYVFERLKTGLPAIIDLGP; the protein is encoded by the coding sequence ATGTCAGATGCCCCCAGTGTCCCCGAACGATCCGTACTGACCCCGGTCAGCTACGTCGTCTTCCGTCGCGGCAACTCGGTATTGCTGCAGCTGCGCCAAGGCACGGGTTTCATGGATGGTTATTGGGCGACTGCGGCAGCGGGCCATGTGGAAGCTGGTGAATCTGCAAGTGGTGCAGCTGTCCGTGAAGCCCATGAAGAACTGGGCATCGTCATTTCCGCGGACCAGCTGGTGCCACTGGCAACAATGCATCGCACACAGCCAGGTTCCATGGCCTCGGGTGGCCGGGTCGATTTCTTCTTCACCTGTGCGGCATGGTCCGGTGACCCCGTAATCATGGAAGGCGACAAGTCGGCCGGCTTGGAGTGGTTCGATCTTGATGATCTTCCGCAGGCGCTGGTTCCTCACGAACGGTACGTCTTCGAAAGACTCAAAACGGGACTTCCCGCCATCATTGACCTTGGACCATGA